In Malassezia japonica chromosome 2, complete sequence, one DNA window encodes the following:
- a CDS encoding uncharacterized protein (BUSCO:EOG09262A6N; EggNog:ENOG503NWGH; COG:S) encodes MEALAAYGSESDEERRLSDEESEDEVPRHDAFGLESTEGRAPREAASALVVRDVAPAVEEEEAAPAAPAADPNVRQTRTGAVEETTMSDFDFRNQQRTFEMMGYARNPSTFAAASQGAHAFVGDRHAAQEMGGATMAELRGGNAETRRAARALKKRRKANGDASIVDGAGAYQGPWAAWEEEHVVALPKGQLGPTKEEITAAETGAVQRQQEHKKLERRREIDEMRGTEKSIFHGESMYDYQGRTYMHIPTDAGTNLRGEPGSQQCFIPQTCIHTFTGHTKAVHAVRLFPQSGHLVLSGSMDTKVKLWDVYHQGNCLRTFLGHAKGVRDVRFNNDGSQFLSSGYDNMIKLWDTETGACLQTYPLDGVGNCVVFYPEQDDIFLTGTSDKKILQYDLRSKELVQEYNQHQGAVNTITFVDENRRFLSTSDDKSMRAWDFDIPVVTKYIADPHMHSIPSVALHPDEKWLACQSMDNQILVYNADTYKQSQRRAFKGHSVAGFACQVAFSPDGRFLSSGDSQGNLVFWDWKTGGLIKRLPAHKDAMMSHAWLPHETSKVITGAWDGLLKLWT; translated from the coding sequence AtggaggcgctcgccgcgtacgGATcggagagcgacgaggagcggcggctcagcgacgaggagagcgaggacgaggtaCCTCGGCACGATGCGTTCGGTCTGGAGAGTACGGaaggccgtgcgccgcgcgaggcggcgtccGCGCTCGTGGTCCGGGACGTGGCGCCGGCTGtagaggaggaggaagcggcgcccgccgcgcccgcggccgACCCCAACGTGCGCCAGACGCGCACGGGTGCGGTGGAAGAGACGACCATGTCCGACTTTGACTTTCGCAACCAGCAGCGCACGTTTGAGATGATGGGGTACGCGCGCAATCCGAGCACGTttgccgccgcgtcgcaaggcgcgcatgcgtttgtcggcgaccgccatgcggcgcaggagaTGGGCGGTGCAACGAtggccgagctgcgtggTGGCAATGCcgagacgcggcgcgcggcgcgtgcgctcaagaagcgccgcaaggcgaacggcgacgcgtcgattgtcgacggcgccggcgcgtacCAAGGCCCGTGGGCGGCGTGGGAAGAGGAGCACGTCGTTGCGCTGCCCAAAGGGCAGCTCGGTCCGACCAAGGAGGAGATCACTGCGGCCGAGACGGgggccgtgcagcgccagcaAGAGCACAagaagctcgagcgccgccgcgagatCGACGAGATGCGCGGCACGGAAAAGAGCATCTTTCACGGAGAGTCGATGTACGACTACCAGGGGCGGACGTACATGCACATCCCCACCGATGCCGGCACGAACCTGCGTGGCGAGCCCGGCTCGCAGCAGTGCTTTATACCCCAGACCTGCATCCATACGTTTACCGGGCATACCAAGGCGGtgcacgcggtgcgcctcTTTCCCCAGAGTGGACATCTCGTGCTGAGTGGCAGTATGGATACAAAGGTGAAGCTGTGGGACGTGTACCACCAAGGCAACTGCCTGCGCACTTTTCTCGGCCACGCAAaaggcgtgcgcgacgtgcgttTCAACAACGACGGCAGCCAGTTTTTGTCGTCTGGCTACGACAACATGATCAAGCTGTGGGACACCGAGACGGGTGCCTGTCTGCAAACCTACCCCCTGGACGGCGTCGGGAACTGTGTCGTCTTCTACCCGGAGCAGGACGACATTTTTCTCACCGGCACGAGCGACAAAAAGATTCTGCAGTACGACCTGCGCAgcaaggagctcgtgcAAGAGTACAACCAGCATCAAGGCGCGGTCAACACGATCACGTTTGTCGACGAGAACCGGCGCTTCCTCTCGACGTCGGACGACaagtcgatgcgcgcgtgGGACTTTGACATTCCGGTGGTGACCAAGTACATTGCCGACCCCCACATGCACTCGATCCCGTCGGTGGCGCTGCATCCCGACGAAAAGTGGCTCGCGTGCCAGTCGATGGACAACCAGATTCTCGTGTACAACGCAGACACGTACAAGCAgagccagcgccgcgcctttAAAGGGCACAGCGTCGCGGGCTTTGCGTGCCAGGTCGCCTTCAGCCCCGACGGCCGCTTCCTTTCGTCGGGCGACAGCCAGGGCAACCTCGTGTTTTGGGACTGGAAGACGGGCGGGCTGATCAAGCGGCTCCCGGCGCACAAGGACGCAATGATGTCCCACGCCTGGCTGCCGCACGAGACGTCCAAGGTGATTACCGGCGCCTGGGACGGCCTGCTGAAGCTCTGGACATAG
- a CDS encoding uncharacterized protein (BUSCO:EOG092640ET; TransMembrane:10 (i7-31o37-58i70-90o172-196i237-258o270-292i304-322o372-392i562-585o591-611i); COG:S; EggNog:ENOG503NZIA) — MHVVRQAGVVVQSAGRILSLLQLVFFLPLSLEHNRDTFLAFSASLAAFYMLLSTMRIVTQGSWLVYVTRAVSMTQNLVIPMLLFLCARLYSPEPSQSPLIEALRKSGTHAPPWSASLARAFPTSEVHVFLRSVLPASYTEGDDGIVYPGWLEHALVYVLGAGQYILSQVPDWWYSLLLYMSPVFSLLEGLSSLLVIQSFAHLSRWLINDSESGKRRPWQGSVIMRKLLSFGLEPSEAWQLLFLLLSATVYVLSAMALYMCFDGATDGRSIAASAIGASLASTLWISAIAFAIRKANVVETSLMFAYVVFNIYQLSTSLGLGADPLQMVRNFKASRIEKQVPLLLAQSTSAMFDRLVDAVEHSLYVLSAANEVLPTTVIVSLVYRLMVLYSAIRVLPRLNAHNGYDSRRDVLWRRRNQQWSEEKLAKAAQHEKELDEAAQRLKEPKEGGDAPSMPPKEDAPPEPLKESAPPATDDASPAKDDASPDQDDDALPAKDDAPPSEADPKLSTLLLNAKEPGSEDEHEVAAYVEQAKPARPVDAVRETAARAEDALRRIDTEPRGSTVLKVLVTYSRFILIAVYSHLLLLDQNHQTYWRLLTVFFTLGLWSVELLLSKEDSYLVSMYE, encoded by the exons atgCACGTCGTACGGCAGGCCGGGGTTGTTGTGCAGAGCGCAGGGCGCATCCtgtcgctgctgcagctggtCTTTTTCCTGCCATTGTCACTCGAGCATAATCGCGATACATTCCTTGCGTTttccgcgtcgctcgcggcatTTTACATGCTGCtgtcgacgatgcggaTCGTCACGCAGGGCAGCTGGCTCGTCTATGTcacgcgcgccgtgtcCATGACGCAGAACCTCGTGATTCCCATGCTGCTGTTCCTCTGTGCGCGGCTCTACTCGCCGGAGCCGTCGCAGAGCCCGCtcatcgaggcgctgcgcaagagcggcacgcacgccccGCCGTGGTCCGCGTCCCTTGCGCGCGCGTTTCCCACGAGCGAGGTGCACGTCTTTTTGCGGTCCGTGCTTCCCGCGTCGTACACGGAAGGCGACGACGGGATCGTGTACCCCGGCtggctcgagcacgcgctcgtgtacgtcctcggcgctgggcaGTACATCCTGTCTCAGGTCCCGGACTGGTGGTACTCGCTCCTGCTCTACATGTCGCCCGTCTTTTCGCTGCTGGAAGGCCTCTCGAGCCTGCTCGTCATCCAGTCGTTTGCGCACCTCTCGCGCTGGCTAATTAACGACTCCGAGAGCGGCaagcggcggccgtggcaGGGCAGCGTCATTATGCGCAAGCTGCTCTCGTTCGGCCtcgagccgagcgaggcgtGGCAGCTGCTCTTTCTACTGCTTTCGGCGACCGTGTACGTGCTCTCGGCCATGGCGCTGTACATGTGCTTTGACGGAGCGACCGACGGCCGCTCGATTGCCGCTtcggcgatcggcgcgagCCTCGCGTCGACGCTGTGGATCTCGGCGATTGCGTTTGCAATCCGCAAGGCAAACGTCGTCGAGACGAGTCTGATG TTTGCGTACGTCGTATTTAATATCTACCAGCTCAGCACCTCGctgggcctcggcgcggatcCGCTGCAGATGGTGCGCAACTTTAAGGCATCGCGCATCGAGAAGCAGGTGCCGCTACTGCTCGCAcagtcgacgagcgccatgTTCGACCGCCTGGTCGACGCAGTGGAGCACAGTCTGTACGTCCTCTCGGCCGCCAACGAGGTGCTGCCGACGACGGTGATTGTCAGCCTCGTGTACCGCCTAATGGTGCTGTACTCGGCGATCCGCGTGCTGCCCCGTTTGAATGCGCACAACGGGTACGACTCACGCCGGGACGTCTtgtggcggcggcggaatCAGCAGTGGAGCGAAGAgaagctcgccaaggccgcaCAGCACGAAAaagagctcgacgaggccgcaCAGCGCCTCAAGGAGCCCAAAGAGGGCGGGGATGCGCCCTCTATGCCGCCCAAAgaagacgcgccgcccgaaCCGCTCAAAGagagtgcgccgcccgcgacggacgacgcgtcgcccgcaAAAGACGACGCTTCCCCCGAccaggacgacgacgcactGCCCGCAAaagacgacgcgccgccgtccgaAGCCGACCCGAAACTCTCGACCCTCCTCCTAAACGCCAAAGAGCCGGgcagcgaggacgagcacgaGGTCGCGGCCTatgtcgagcaggccaagcCCGCGCGCCCCGTCGATgccgtgcgcgagacggcggcgcgcgccgaggatgcgctgcgccggatCGACACCGAGCCGCGGGGCTCGACCGTGCTCAAGGTGCTCGTGACCTACTCGCGTTTCATTCTAATTGCCGTGTACAGCCACCTGCTGCTCCTGGACCAGAACCACCAGACCTACTGGCGCCTGCTCACCGTCTTTTTCACGCTCGGCCTATGGAGCGTGGAGCTGCTGTTGAGCAAGGAAGATTCGTACCTCGTTTCGATGTACGAGTAG
- the RRS1 gene encoding Rhodanese- sulfurtransferase (COG:J; EggNog:ENOG503NZ9M): MTSVSTSVEQGETPLQLDVGLLASFDLNAIDAKAYKKDKEGVLMARTRNATQALVNAIFQQPIARNPVYGPLASLPPFETPLPREKGLPKPKPLTKWEKFARQKGITKRKKDRMIYDEERKEWVPRWGFQGANKSLENQWLVEVPNTADDDFRPDKDAAKKRKELRQKNEKQHQRNVARAEAAAPAPAKSELGSGVPARTKRRAEIDADLARTRGSTASMGRFDKTLQGESKPRGVKRTFQANEIDTKAERASNLALLSKIDKGGANMNVRKAIKYASEGQGSKAMVQRKDKERAPKRRK; this comes from the coding sequence ATGACTTCGGTGAGCACGAGCGTGGAGCAGGGCGAGACGCCCCTGCAGCTCGATGTGGGTCTGCTCGCGTCGTTTGATCTGAATGCAATCGATGCCAAGGCATACAAGAAGGACAAGGAGGGTGTGCTgatggcgcgcacgcgcaacGCCacccaggcgctcgtcaaCGCCATCTTTCAGCAGCCCATTGCGCGGAATCCGGTGTATGGGCCGCTGGCGTCGCTCCCTCCCTTCGAGACGCCGCTGCCCCGTGAAAAGGGGCTGCCGAAGCCCAAGCCGCTGACCAAGTGGGAAAAGTTTGCGCGCCAAAAGGGCATTACCAAGCGCAAGAAGGACCGCATGATctacgacgaggagcgcaaagagTGGGTGCCGCGCTGGGGCTTCCAAGGCGCGAACAAGTCGCTCGAGAACCAGTGGCTGGTCGAGGTGCCCAAcaccgccgacgacgacttCCGCCCGGACAAGGACGCggccaagaagcgcaaggagctccGCCAAAAGAACGAGAAGCAGCACCAGCGcaacgtcgcgcgcgccgaggccgcggcgccggcgccggccaagtCGGAGCTTGGCTCGGGGGTGCCTGCGCGcaccaagcgccgcgccgagatcgacgcggacctcgcgcggacgcgcggcagcaccgcgtcgaTGGGGCGCTTCGACAAGACGCTGCAGGGCGAGTCGaagccgcgcggcgtgaAGCGCACCTTCCAGGCGAACGAAATCGATACAaaggcggagcgcgcgtcGAACCTCGCGCTTTTGTCCAAGATCGACAAGGGCGGCGCGAATATGAACGTGCGCAAGGCCATCAAGTACGCCTCCGAGGGCCAGGGGTCCAAGGCGAtggtgcagcgcaaggacaaggagcgcgcgccgaagcgGCGCAAGTAG
- a CDS encoding uncharacterized protein (COG:C; EggNog:ENOG503NW5Z) encodes MPRARLSSGNAASVLKAAPLSTSAARRQATPAPQPPKMVKLSINGKDVEVEQGTAIIQACEKAGAQIPRFCYHERLNVAGNCRMCLVESKGAPKPLASCAFPAMPGQQIFTDTPLVAKAREGVMEFLLQNHPLDCPICDWGGECDLQDQAMRYGGDRSRFHEVAGKRAVEDKYFGPLVKTVMTRCIQCTRCVRYANEVAGVQDLGTTGRGNQMQIGMYVEKMLDSEMSGNIVDLCPVGALTSRPQAFQARPWELKKVESVDVLDAVGCNIRVDARDLQVIRVLPRTNDDVNEEWINDKTRYAVDGLKYQRLTVPLIRQGDRFVPASWPEAMHTIAEGLKASGAQGNEIQGVAGGLADAESMVALKDLVNKLGSENVVTDEPRGEAAPVNGVDVRANYTFNSQITGLDEADYVILIGTNPRHEATIINARLRKNYLRRFQDIALIGEKVDLTYEYDHLGTDAQAVADLAAGRGAGAERLQAAEKPMVIVGSGVADHPDGAAILKNVAQLVEANAGKLLTPEWNGFNFLQRSASRVAARDIGYSGRPETEKVQPKFMYLLNADDITAQKIPQDAFVVYQGHHGDVGAQFADVCLPGLAYTEKSATYVNTEGRAQLTRAAVSGAGAAREDWKIVRALSEVVGVPLPYDDTMGVRHRMFDISPTLVRYDAVEPTSSTTATLGLQQLAAAPAQATGTPLLRPIDNFYQTDPVSRASPTMAKCVQAFVLKTPSEKHEFAQAAATPDP; translated from the exons AtgccgcgtgcgcggctgTCTTCTGGCAATGCCGCCTCTGTACTGAAGGCTGCGCCCCTGTCGACGTCCGCTGCCCGTCGCCAGgcgacgcctgcgccgcagccacCCAAGATGGTCAAGCTGTCGATCAACGGCAAGgacgtcgaggtcgagcagggAACTGCGATCATCCAGGCCTGTGAGAAGGCGGGTGCTCAGATCCCCCGCTTTTGCTACCACGAGCGT CTCAATGTCGCCGGCAACTGCCGCATGTGCCTTGTCGAGAGCAAGGGCGCCCCCAAGCCGCTCGCCTCGTGTGCCTTCCCCGCGATGCCCGGCCAGCAGATCTTTAccgacacgccgctcgtggccaaggcgcgcgagggcgTGATGGAGTTCCTGCTCCAGAACCACCCCCTCGACTGCCCTATTTGCGACTGGGGCGGTGAGTGCGATCTGCAGGACCAGGCGATGCGCTACGGTGGCGACCGCTCGCGCTTCCACGAGGTCGCCGgcaagcgcgccgtcgaggacAAGTACTTTGGCCCGCTCGTCAAGACGGTCATGACGCGCTGCATTCAGTGCACCCGCTGTGTGCGTTACGCCAACGAGGTCGCTGGTGTGCAGGACCTCGGCACCACGGGCCGTGGCAACCAGATGCAGATCGGCATGTACGTCGAAAAGATGCTCGACTCGGAGATGTCGGGCAACATTGTCGACCTGTGCCCCGTCGGTGCGCTCACGTCGCGCCCCCAGGCGTTCCAGGCGCGCCCGTGGGAGCTCAAGAAGGTCGAGTCGGTCGACGTCCTCGATGCGGTCGGCTGCAACATCCgtgtcgacgcgcgcgacctgcaGGTCATTCGCGTGCTCCCCCGCACCAACGACGATGTGAACGAGGAGTGGATTAACGACAAGACGCGCTACGCCGTCGACGGTCTCAAGTACCAGCGCCTGACCGTCCCCCTGATCCGCCAGGGCGACCGCTTCGTGCCTGCGTCGTGGCCCGAGGCGATGCACACCATCGCCGAGGGTCTCAAGGCGAGTGGCGCGCAAGGCAACGAGATCCAGGGTGTGGCGGGCGGcctggccgacgccgaATCGATGGTCGCGCTCAAGGACCTCGTGAACAAGCTCGGCTCGGAGAATGTGGTCACGGACGAGCcccgcggcgaggccgcgccggtgAACGGCGTCGACGTTCGCGCGAACTACACGTTCAACTCGCAGATCACGGgcctggacgaggccgactATGTGATCCTTATCGGCACGAACCCCCGCCACGAGGCGACGATCATTaacgcgcgcctgcgcaagaactacctgcgccgcttccAGGACATTGCGCTGATCGGCGAGAAGGTCGACCTGACCTACGAGTACGACCAcctcggcaccgacgcgcaggccgtTGCGGACCTTGCCGCGGGCCgtggcgcgggcgccgagcgcctgcaggccgccgagaaGCCGATGGTGATtgtcggcagcggcgtcgcggaccaccccgacggcgcggcgatccTCAAGAACGTCGcacagctcgtcgaggccaaCGCCGGCAAGCTGCTCACGCCCGAGTGGAACGGCTTCAACTTCCTCCagcgctccgcctcgcgtgTTGCCGCGCGCGATATCGGCTACAGCGGCCGCCCCGAGACGGAGAAGGTGCAGCCCAAGTTTATGTATTTGCTCAACGCCGACGACATCACTGCGCAAAAGATCCCCCAGGACGCGTTCGTGGTGTACCAGGGCCACCACGGCGACGTTGGCGCGCAGTTCGCAGACGTCTGCCTGCCGGGTCTTGCATACACGGAGAAGAGCGCGACCTACGTCAACACCGAgggccgcgcgcagctgacgcgcgccgcagtgagtggcgcgggcgccgcacgcgaggACTGGAAGATTGTCCGCGCGCTCTCCGAGGTGGTCGGCGTCCCGCTGCCGTACGACGACACGATGGGTGTGCGCCACCGCATGTTTGATatctcgccgacgctcgtgcgctacgacgcggtggagccgacctcgagcaccaCCGCCACACTCGgcctgcagcagctcgctgcggcgcctgcgcaggcgACCGGCACCCCGCTCCTGCGGCCGATCGACAACTTCTACCAGACGGACCCtgtgtcgcgcgcctcgcccacCATGGCCAAGTGCGTCCAGGCGTTTGTGCTCAAGACCCCGTCGGAGAAGCACGAATTTGCCCAGGCCGCGGCAACCCCCGATCCGTAA
- the RPE1 gene encoding ribulose-phosphate 3-epimerase (COG:G; BUSCO:EOG092644Z6; EggNog:ENOG503NX48) — MPTIKIAPSVLASDLGNLNHECQRMMDSGADWLHMGVFPPADADIMDGHFVPNIVLGAPVLKSVYKALPHIFMDCHMMVSEPAKWIKDIADAGGKSYTFHLEATDDPLDVIRQIKTANMRASIAINPGTPANEISDEIGKAVDMILVMTVWPGAGGQKFMKECMPKVAELRARFPELDVEVDGGVGPKTIDRCADAGANVIVAGTAVFNHSDPKAVIAFLRKQCERAQERIRDERERIAKGESIEEVDKSKGKFGASITMQPIH; from the exons ATGCCCACGATCAAGATTGCGCCGAGTGTGCTCGCGTCCGATCTGGGCAACCTGAACCATGAGTGCCAACGGATGATGGACAGTGGAGCCGACTGGCTTCATATGGGTGTGTTTCCCCCCGCTGATGCAGACATTATGGACGGGCATTTCGTGCCCAACATTGTGCTGGGTGCGCCGGTGCTCAAGTCGGTGTAcaaggcgctgccgcaTATCTTTATGGACTGCCATATGATGGTGTCTGAGCCTGCAAAGTGGATCAAAGACATTGCGGACGCGGGTGGCAAATCGTATACCTTCCACCTCGAGGCGACGG ACGACCCCCTCGATGTCATTCGCCAGATCAAGACGGCCAATATGCGTGCATCGATTGCGATCAACcccggcacgcccgcgAACGAGATCTCGGACGAGATCGGCAAGGCGGTCGACATGATCCTCGTCATGACCGTGTGgcccggcgcaggcggccaAAAGTTTATGAAAGAGTGCATGCccaaggtcgccgagctccgtGCGCGTTTCCCGGAGCTAGACGTGGAAGtcgacggcggcgtcgggccCAAGACGATCGACCGCTGTGCGGACGCCGGCGCGAACGTGATCGTGGCCGGCACCGCCGTGTTTAACCACTCAGACCCCAAGGCCGTGATTGCTTTTCTGCGCAAGCAGTGCGAGCGGGCCCAGGAACGCatccgcgacgagcgcgagcgcatcgccaaGGGCGAGTCGATCGAGGAGGTGGACAAAAGCAAGGG CAAGTTTGGCGCGAGCATCACCATGCAGCCCATCCACTAG
- a CDS encoding uncharacterized protein (BUSCO:EOG09263S2P; EggNog:ENOG503NZ14; MEROPS:MER0052372; COG:S; TransMembrane:9 (o6-26i60-78o84-106i163-183o189-207i214-232o277-298i325-347o353-371i)) yields the protein MSQFVAYAGLLGTASACVYIGSYCALHTPIKTRELRKAAGKDVNEDEEEGQSQSLSSGNAYIFPVIGSAVLFSLYLAFKYFDKAMINTMLSAYFAFAGALAIPVAAEHLIKMANGGKVGGYEALLLRVRIPNPFAKKALEVKKSDKPAPPITDANVPGTAPPVSSNAITIDLLGLVLMGIYLYSRHWMLTNIVAVCFAIQGIMLITLDSFSTGYILLAGLFFYDIFWVFGSAKLVRSGPSVMVSVATNFDGPIKILCPKNLLEVASAYLGGRTVPSLAFALLGLGDIVIPGVFVALALRFDQKHASESQPSLGFTRFYYRFAKPYFTTCLAAYVGGLVFTMAVMHVFGAAQPALLYLSPACSLSVVFLAIARKELKEQWNWVDKTTEPTPPEKEKKAN from the coding sequence ATGTCGCAGTTTGTCGCCTACGcgggcctgctcggcacggcgtCCGCCTGCGTGTACATTGGCAGCTACTGTGCGCTGCACACGCCAATcaagacgcgcgagctgcgcaaggccgcAGGGAAGGATGTAAatgaggacgaggaggaggggCAGTCGCAGAGCCTCTCGTCCGGCAATGCGTACATCTTTCCCGTGATTGGCAGCGCGGTGCTCTTTTCGCTCTACCTCGCGTTCAAGTACTTTGACAAGGCAATGATCAACACGATGCTCTCGGCGTACTTTGCATTTgcgggcgcgctcgcgatccctgtcgccgccgagcacctgaTCAAGATGGCCAACGGAGGAAAGGTGGGGGGgtacgaggcgctcctcctccgcGTGCGCATTCCCAACCCTTTTGCAAagaaggcgctcgaggtgaAGAAGAGCGACAAGCCGGCACCGCCAATCACCGACGCAAACGTGCCGGGGACAGCGCCGCCCGTGTCGTCCAACGCGATCACCatcgacctgctcggcctcgtcctgATGGGCATCTACCTGTACTCGCGCCACTGGATGCTCACAAACATTGTCGCGGTGTGCTTTGCGATCCAGGGGATCATGCTCATCACGCTCGACTCGTTCAGCACGGGCTACAtcctgctcgccggcctCTTTTTCTACGACATCTTTTGGGTGTTTGGCAGCGCGAAGCTCGTCCGCAGCGGGCCTTCGGTTATGGTCTCGGTCGCGACCAACTTTGATGGACCGATCAAGATCCTCTGCCCAAAGAACCTGCTCGAAGTCGCCTCGGCCTACTTGGGCGGCCGCACCGTGCCGAGCCTCGCttttgcgctgctcggcctcggcgacatTGTCATCCCGGGCGTGTTTGTCGCTCTCGCCCTGCGTTTCGACCAGAAGCACGCCTCGGAAAGTCAGCCGTCGCTGGGTTTCACGCGCTTCTACTACCGCTTTGCCAAGCCCTACTTTACGACGTGCCTCGCGGcgtacgtcggcggcctggTCTTCACCATGGCCGTGATGCACGTGTTTGGCGCCGCCCAGCCCGCACTCCTGTACCTCTCGCCGGCATGCTCGCTGTCGGTCGTGTTCCTTGCAATCGCACGCAAGGAGCTCAAGGAGCAGTGGAACTGGGTCGACAAGACCACCGAGCCCACGCCGCCGGAGAAGGAGAAAAAGGCCAACTGA
- the ARL3 gene encoding ADP-ribosylation factor protein 3 (COG:U; EggNog:ENOG503NZ2C): protein MYHLLAGLYAEWAKKPVYNVLLVGLKGSGKTWVLERLREMHAGGQGPSGRIAPTVGQNVLDVTYKRSVLHFWDLGGAASMRVLWDEYLPDAAAVVWVLDAPRWAQDAKIDGERQPTYRAAVCDALFQLAQDAAARNQPIVVVVAQLDQAPFAGPGLDQASGVALVEHVHIHVVEQWAKFVDETTSAATLNPHWTFVGLSAASGDGVPAALDTIHSKAVRYASTAP, encoded by the exons atGTACCACCTGCTGGCGGGGCTCTACG CGGAGTGGGCCAAGAAACCGGTGTACAATGTGTTGCTCGTGGGTCTGAAGGGCTCGGGAAAGACGtgggtgctcgagcgcctccgCGAAATGCACGCGGGGGGGCAGGGGCCGTCGggccgcatcgcgccgaCCGTGGGGCAGAACG TCCTCGACGTGACGTACAAAAGGAGCGTGCTCCATTTCTGGGACCTGGGAGGGGCGgcgtcgatgcgcgtgCTCTGGGACGAGTACCTCCCGGACGCGGCCGCAGTCGTGTGGGTGCTCGACGCCCCGCGCTGGGCCCAAGACGCAAAgatcgacggcgagcggcagccgacgtaccgcgcggcggtgtgcgacgcgctcttcCAGCTCGCCCAGGATGCGGCCGCACGCAACCAGCcgatcgtcgtcgtcgtcgcccagctcgaCCAGGCACCGTTTGCGGGGCCGGGGCTCGACCAGGCGTCCGGCGTGGCACTCGTGGAGCACGTCCACATCCACGTCGTCGAACAGTGGGCCAAGTTTGTAGACGAGACGACGTctgccgcgacgctcaacCCGCACTGGACATTTGTGGGgctgagcgccgcgtcgggcgacggcgtccCTGCGGCGCTTGATACCATCCACAGCAAGGCGGTGCGCTACGCAAGCACCGCGCCGTAG